The genomic interval CGCAGCGCACGACGACGACGGGCCAACCAGTGAGGTTATAGGACATCGTGTAGCTGAGATCGGTGCCATCGAGATCGTCGTGCAATGCTGCCACACGCGAGGACACTGGACAAATAATGACGTCATAGCGCTGAATATATGTGAGCATCTCTCGACGGTACAGTGCCCATCGATCCATTCGCGCCGCAAACTCTGCCAGTGTTACGGCACTTTCGGATTGTGTGCCGAGAAGCGGCGGAGACATCTGCGTTGTCCCGGCAACTTGCAGGAGCCGTCGCACAGCCGCGCCACCATCGGCATTGAAAAGCTCATACCACACATTTCGCGCCGTATCGGATTGGGGTGGACGGTGCTCCGTTACAATTAGGTCAGCCTCGGCCAAACGAAGCGCAACCTCACGCACTACCGCCACTATCTCCGGCATCGGAGACTTGAACCCATTGTCAAGATAAAACGCGGCTCGTAGCCCCTTCAGTTCAACATCTTGCGGGTTGCCGAGCGGCATCGGAATTATGGCGGGGTCTCGCCAGTCTTCACCGGCGATGAGTGGCAGCGTCAGAACCAAGTCACGAACAAAACGCGCCATCGGACCGACTTGCGTAAATGCATCCGCAATACCCATGTTGGGAACTAAGAGATGGCCCGTTCTGGGAACACGGCCCGAAGTGGGTCTGATACCAGCGATACCGCACAAGTGAGCCGGATTTCGGATACTACCTCCCATATCGCTACCTAGGTCCAGTGGCGATCCACCGGCGGCAACAATCGCCGCCGAACCACCGCTGCTTCCACCAGGCGTGCGTGCCAAGTCGTAGGGATTGTTCGTCAGGCCATAGACCAAGTTCACGGTTCTATCCCACATGGTCAGCTCGGGCGTATTGGTTTTGCCCAGCAGGATCGCGCCGGCCGCGCGCAGTCGTGCCACGGCGG from Chloroflexota bacterium carries:
- a CDS encoding amidase yields the protein MDNIIFASVTELAQAIRDKTVSSAEVVDACLKRIEVVNPRLNAVVQLTADTARQQARDADASLARGEIKGPLHGIPMTIKDSFDTAGVISTAGTLGRAKFVPAEDATAVARLRAAGAILLGKTNTPELTMWDRTVNLVYGLTNNPYDLARTPGGSSGGSAAIVAAGGSPLDLGSDMGGSIRNPAHLCGIAGIRPTSGRVPRTGHLLVPNMGIADAFTQVGPMARFVRDLVLTLPLIAGEDWRDPAIIPMPLGNPQDVELKGLRAAFYLDNGFKSPMPEIVAVVREVALRLAEADLIVTEHRPPQSDTARNVWYELFNADGGAAVRRLLQVAGTTQMSPPLLGTQSESAVTLAEFAARMDRWALYRREMLTYIQRYDVIICPVSSRVAALHDDLDGTDLSYTMSYNLTGWPVVVVRCGTSPEGLPIGVQVVARPWREDVALAVAQHLETVMGGWQPPALPA